In Trichomycterus rosablanca isolate fTriRos1 chromosome 20, fTriRos1.hap1, whole genome shotgun sequence, one DNA window encodes the following:
- the gucy2f gene encoding retinal guanylyl cyclase 2, whose translation MQHFSFHFGGALWELSSNPFSPLLINKPKSLTLPHFHLILLITLALLICPCPAQRLTFKVGVVGPWNCDSVYSKTLPAVASKLAIDRINRDVSLDLGCTMDFVVLQEPCETSKALTTFVLYEKEANAFVGPANPGYCNAATLMGKNWDKAIFSWACINYELDRIDSYPTFARTLPSPTRVLFTVLKYFSWANVGIVSSNEDIWVDTANKVANSLRSQGLPIGIVASIGNNDTDLENMLMNIQKAGEIKVIIMCMHSVLIGGEQQMNFLLKAYDMGLASGRYVFIPYDTLLYSLPYNDTSYFAILNNTKLRKAYDAVLTVTVASDLMSFNQAFNTAKQQQELTISQDPQQVSPLFGTIYSGLYLLAKAMHNARRAGQWLSGTNLAFFTRNLTFAGFNQNIQIDTQGDGQTNYVILDSDGWGTDLYLCYLVDLGSNVVRYAGRSIKFPGGSAPSADSSCWFSPNTICTGGVDVIYVIIVFAIIFALIVSAIGIALFIRRRIQQLQLVRGPNRILLTLEDLSFINPQLSKRKITLQELSDSKSIADEKSMRSVEHSVNSLATATHETSNVAVYEGDWVWLKKFERGQFKEVKQSTTKIFTKMKDLRNENVNPFLGFFCDCGMFAVVTEHCSRGSLQDLLRNDDVKLDWMFKSSLLLDLIKGMKYLHHREFPHGRLKSRNCVVDGRFVLKITDYGFNELLETQKAPNEEHSPEDLFWTAPELLRDLDNARKGTYKGDVYSFAIILQEVVVRGAPYCMLGLPPEEIIRKVKKPPPMCRPTVAPDQAPLECIQLMKQCWSEQPDRRPAFDEIFDQFKLINKGKKTNIIDSMLRMLEQYSSNLEDLIRERTEELEIEKQRTEKLLSEMLPPSVAEALKTGASVEPEYFDQVTIYFSDIVGFTTISSLSDPIEVVDLLNDLYTLFDAVLCNHDVYKVETIGDAYMVASGLPKRNGNKHAAEIANMSLNILSSVGSFKMRHMPDVPVRIRIGIHSGSCVAGVVGLTMPRYCLFGDTVNTASRMESTGLPYRIHVNMSTVKILHSMNEGYQVEIRGKTELKGKGVEETYWLVGKNDFTKPLPKPPEIKSGDNWQDMVTEEIKTIFRKANRQVDKPKI comes from the exons ATGCAACATTTTTCTTTCCATTTTGGAGGTGCACTGTGGGAGTTATCCAGCAATCCCTTTTCCCCACTTCTCATAAACAAACCCAAAAGTTTAACACTGCCACATTTCCACCTGATACTCTTGATCACTCTTGCACTGCTGATTTGTCCCTGCCCTGCCCAGCGCCTCACTTTTAAAGTCGGGGTCGTCGGCCCTTGGAACTGTGACTCTGTCTACTCTAAAACATTACCTGCAGTCGCATCGAAGTTAGCTATTGATCGGATAAACAGGGACGTCAGTCTGGACCTCGGGTGTACAATGGACTTTGTGGTTCTCCAAGAGCCGTGTGAAACTTCCAAAGCCCTGACTACATTTGTGCTTTATGAAAAAGAAGCCAATGCTTTTGTAGGACCTGCAAATCCTGGATATTGCAATGCAGCCACTTTAATGGGAAAGAACTGGGATAAAGCAATATTTTCCTGGGCGTGTATCAATTATGAACTGGATCGAATTGACAGCTATCCAACATTTGCCCGGACTTTGCCTTCACCCACTCGGGTTCTCTTCACAGTTCTGAAGTATTTCAGCTGGGCCAACGTTGGGATTGTGTCTTCTAATGAGGATATATGGGTTGACACTGCTAACAAAGTGGCCAATTCTCTCAGGAGTCAAGGACTTCCCATAGGCATCGTTGCATCAATTGGGAATAATGACACGGACTTAGAGAATATGCTGATGAACATTCAGAAGGCTGGAGAGATTAAAG TTATTATCATGTGCATGCATTCAGTGCTGATTGGTGGAGAGCAGCAGATGAACTTCCTGCTGAAGGCCTATGATATGGGTCTAGCGAGCGGCCGCTACGTCTTCATACCGTACGACACTCTGCTGTACAGCCTGCCTTACAATGATACCTCCTACTTTGCTATTTTAAATAACACCAAGCTGCGCAAAGCTTATGATGCCGTGCTCACCGTAACAGTGGCATCAGATCTGATGTCCTTCAACCAGGCATTTAACACGGCCAAACAACAGCAGGAGCTAACCATTTCCCAGGATCCTCAGCAG GTTTCTCCACTTTTTGGTACAATCTACAGTGGACTTTACCTCCTTGCCAAAGCCATGCACAATGCACGGAGAGCCGGCCAGTGGCTCTCAGGAACCAACCTGGCCTTCTTTACACGGAATCTGACGTTTGCAGGTTTCAACCAGAACATCCAGATTGACACCCAGGGGGACGGACAGACCAACTACGTGATCTTGGACTCTGACGGCTGGGGGACTGATCTATATCTTTGTTATCTGGTGGATCTGGGATCAAACGTGGTGCGATATGCTGGCAGGTCCATTAAATTTCCTGGGGGTTCAGCTCCATCTGCTGACTCCAGCTGCTGGTTCAGTCCCAACACCATCTGCACCGGAG GTGTGGATGTGATCTACGTCATCATTGTGTTTGCGATTATCTTTGCTTTAATAGTCAGTGCCATTGGAATAGCTCTGTTCATAAG GAGAAGAATTCAACAGCTTCAGCTGGTGAGAGGACCAAACAGAATCTTACTTACTCTAGAGGACCTGAGCTTCATTAATCCACAGTTAAGTAAACGG AAAATTACTCTGCAGGAGCTCAGCGACTCTAAAAGTATAGCTGATGAGAAGAGTATGAGATCAGTCGAGCACTCTGTCAACAGTCTGGCAACAGCAACACATGAAACGTCCAACGTGGCTGTCTACGAG ggtGACTGGGTATGGCTCAAGAAATTTGAGAGGGGCCAATTCAAGGAGGTCAAGCAGAGCAcaacaaaaatatttacaaag ATGAAGGATCTCAGAAATGAGAATGTGAACCCATTTTTGGGGTTCTTCTGTGATTGTGGCATGTTTGCTGTAGTCACTGAGCACTGCTCCAGAGGAAGTCTGCAGGACCTGCTGCGTAATGATGATGTTAAACTCGACTGGATGTTCAAGTCTTCATTACTTCTGGATCTCATCAAG GGGATGAAATATCTTCACCACAGAGAATTTCCTCATGGAAGACTAAAGTCACGGAACTGTGTAGTGGATGGACGATTTGTTCTCAAAATCACGGATTATGGTTTTAATGAGCTTCTTGAAACCCAGAAAGCTCCAAATGAGGAGCACTCACCAGAAG ATCTCTTCTGGACAGCTCCAGAACTACTCAGAGACCTCGACAATGCACGGAAAGGAACATATAAAGGTGATGTGTACAGCTTTGCCATTATACTCCAGGAGGTGGTGGTTCGTGGAGCTCCATACTGCATGCTTGGACTTCCTCCTGAAG AGATCATTAGAAAGGTGAAGAAGCCTCCACCAATGTGCAGACCCACTGTAGCTCCAGACCAGGCTCCACTAGAATGTATCCAGCTGATGAAGCAGTGCTGGAGTGAACAACCTGACAGGAGACCGGCCTTCGATGAAATATTTGATCAG TTTAAGCTCATAAACAAAGGGAAGAAGACCAACATCATAGACTCAATGCTGCGCATGCTAGAGCAGTACTCCTCTAACCTGGAGGATCTGATCAGAGAAAGGACGGAGGAGCTGGAGATAGAGAAACAGCGCACAGAGAAACTTCTGTCTGAAATGCTGCCGCC ATCTGTGGCAGAGGCGTTGAAAACGGGTGCCTCCGTGGAGCCGGAGTACTTTGACCAGGTCACCATCTACTTCAGTGACATAGTTGGCTTTACCACGATCTCCTCACTTAGTGATCCAATCGAGGTTGTGGATCTGCTCAATGATCTCTATACACTGTTTGATGCAGTGTTGTGCAACCATGATGTTTACAAG GTAGAAACCATAGGAGATGCCTACATGGTGGCGTCAGGACTGCCGAAGAGGAATGGTAATAAGCATGCAGCTGAGATAGCCAACATGTCTCTGAACATTCTCAGCTCTGTGGGAAGCTTTAAAATGCGGCACATGCCAGACGTTCCAGTCAGGATACGGATCGGCATTCATTCAG GGTCATGTGTTGCAGGAGTAGTGGGTCTCACTATGCCTAGATACTGCCTTTTTGGTGATACAGTCAATACCGCCTCTCGTATGGAATCTACGGGACTGC CTTATAGAATTCACGTGAACATGAGCACGGTGAAAATTCTCCACTCAATGAATGAGGGATACCAGGTAGAGATTAGAGGAAAAACAGAATTGAAG GGTAAAGGCGTTGAAGAAACATACTGGTTAGTTGGGAAAAATGACTTTACAAAGCCTTTGCCGAAGCCTCCCGAGATCAAATCTGG GGATAACTGGCAGGACATGGTGACGGAAGAGATCAAGACGATTTTCCGGAAGGCTAACAGGCAGGTGGACAAGCCTAAGATCTGA
- the serpinh1b gene encoding serpin H1b gives MWVTNLIALCLLAVASCAEEKKLSSHATSLADTSADLAFNLYHTLAKEKDLDNILISPVVVASSLGLVALGGKSLTASQVKTVLKANTLKDEHLHTGLSELLSKVSDSEKRNVTWKINNRLYGPSSVSFSDDFVKNSKKYYKYEHSKINFRDKRSAINSINEWAAKSTDGKLPEITKDVKNTDGAMIINAMFFKPHWNEKFHHKMVDNRGFLVSRSYTVSVQMMHRTGLYGFYDDTENRLFVLEMPLGQKKSSVVFIMPYHLEPLERLEKLLTREQLNTWLSKLEEKAVAISLPKVAMEVSHDIQKHLAELGLTEAVDKSKADLSNISGKKDLYLSNVFHASALEWDTEGNPFDTNIFNTEKLRNPKLFYADHPFIFLVKDNKTNSILYMGRLVKPKGDKMRDEL, from the exons ATGTGGGTGACCAACCTTATTGCTCTGTGCCTCTTGGCCGTGGCCTCCTGTGCAGAAGAGAAGAAGCTGAGCAGTCATGCCACCTCTCTGGCTGACACCAGCGCTGACCTTGCATTCAATCTGTACCACACTTTAGCCAAAGAGAAAGATCTGGATAACATCCTGATCTCCCCTGTAGTGGTGGCTTCCTCGCTGGGTCTGGTCGCCCTCGGTGGAAAGTCCTTAACCGCTTCGCAGGTCAAAACCGTCCTGAAGGCCAACACCCTAAAAGACGAGCACCTGCACACAGGCCTCTCTGAGCTCTTAAGTAAGGTTAGTGACTCTGAAAAGCGCAACGTCACCTGGAAGATCAACAACAGACTGTATGGCCCCAGCTCCGTCTCTTTCTCTGATGATTTTGTCAAGAACAGCAAGAAGTACTACAAGTATGAGCACTCCAAGATCAACTTCCGTGACAAGAGAAGTGCTATCAACTCCATCAATGAGTGGGCTGCCAAGTCCACTGATGGCAAACTGCCAGAGATTACCAAGGATGTGAAGAACACAGATGGTGCCATGATCATCAACGCCATGTTCTTTAAAC CTCACTGGAATGAGAAGTTCCACCACAAGATGGTTGATAACCGTGGCTTCCTTGTGAGCCGCTCCTACACCGTCTCTGTCCAAATGATGCATCGTACAG gtCTTTATGGATTCTATGATGACACAGAGAACAGGCTTTTTGTTCTTGAAATGCCTCTGGGCCAGAAAAAATCCAGTGTGGTCTTCATCATGCCCTACCACTTGGAGCCCCTGGAAAGGCTGGAGAAGCTCCTGACCCGTGAGCAGCTGAACACCTGGTTGAGCAAGCTGGAGGAGAAAGCAGTGGCCATTTCCCTGCCTAAAGTTGCTATGGAAGTCAGCCACGACATCCAG AAACATCTGGCAGAACTTGGACTGACCGAGGCAGTAGACAAGTCCAAGGCTGATCTGTCCAACATCTCAGGCAAAAAAGACCTCTACCTGTCCAATGTATTTCATGCATCTGCTTTGGAATGGGACACTGAGGGCAACCCATTTGATACCAACATCTTTAACACAGAAAAGCTCAGGAACCCCAAGCTGTTCTATGCTGACCATCCGTTCATCTTTTTGGTAAAGGACAACAAGACCAACTCAATCCTCTACATGGGCAGACTGGTGAAGCCCAAGGGTGACAAAATGAGAGATGAATTGTAG